From the Shewanella amazonensis SB2B genome, one window contains:
- a CDS encoding DUF3360 family protein → MSETAYQPEAIGLTETDTATGNDAEKSYRELHRPASEFSSREAYLDHELKIMKPRRWALNLPGRDFNFEWEDLVPAIAGTIGITVMYSAVMAAWAAGLTERWDHINLGADFIISVVRVEMLIPALLFCIISSGFINPRANLGGNHGPMIPLIGAIALAGAHPLALAILLGVFGLLLSFFKGGSRLVNLTSSGVAGGLLVFLGFMGAKSQIESLFSWAGGLEAKHALDYSLGYVAFFILLANVVIYALLAKLGKRWLAIPLCSIAAIVMAFALGAGLDLKFTTAPGLPNLNPVYWWGSTETGWQLGLPNMQHFIASLPFAILAVAMWSPDFLGHRIFQELNYPKGAEKVLMDVDDTMTTCSLRQMVGTAVGGGNITSSWGTYMIPAAIAKRPIPAGAILLGSLCIIVAIVGYPMDLTTWRPVMSIALLVGVFLPLLEAGLQMVKDNQSSQAAGICIFGSFVANPVLAWALTMLLDNNGLIGDKERAANLSFVDRVVIPGLAFVICLAAMLAVGMIEGIPALL, encoded by the coding sequence ATGTCAGAAACAGCATATCAACCTGAGGCCATCGGCCTCACCGAGACCGACACGGCCACCGGCAATGACGCGGAAAAAAGCTACCGCGAGCTGCATCGTCCTGCGTCGGAGTTTTCATCCCGTGAAGCCTATCTGGATCATGAACTGAAAATCATGAAACCCAGACGTTGGGCCCTAAACCTGCCCGGTCGTGACTTTAACTTTGAATGGGAAGATTTGGTTCCCGCCATTGCCGGCACCATCGGCATTACCGTGATGTATTCTGCCGTCATGGCGGCCTGGGCTGCGGGTCTCACCGAGCGCTGGGACCACATTAACCTTGGCGCCGACTTCATCATCTCTGTGGTGCGGGTCGAAATGCTCATTCCCGCCCTGCTGTTCTGTATCATCAGCTCCGGCTTTATCAATCCCCGCGCCAACCTTGGTGGTAACCACGGTCCCATGATCCCGCTTATCGGCGCCATCGCGCTGGCCGGTGCTCACCCACTGGCACTGGCGATTCTGCTGGGGGTATTTGGTCTCTTGCTGTCTTTCTTTAAAGGGGGATCGCGGCTGGTAAATCTCACCAGTAGCGGGGTGGCTGGCGGCCTATTGGTGTTCCTCGGCTTTATGGGGGCAAAGAGCCAGATTGAATCCTTATTCAGCTGGGCGGGTGGCCTTGAAGCCAAGCACGCGCTGGATTACTCCTTAGGCTATGTCGCCTTCTTTATTCTGCTCGCCAACGTGGTGATCTACGCCCTGCTGGCCAAACTGGGCAAGCGCTGGCTGGCCATTCCACTGTGCTCCATCGCCGCTATTGTGATGGCCTTTGCTCTTGGCGCCGGACTGGATCTTAAATTCACCACAGCCCCCGGCTTGCCCAACCTGAACCCTGTGTACTGGTGGGGCTCTACCGAAACAGGCTGGCAGCTTGGCCTGCCCAATATGCAGCACTTTATTGCATCACTGCCCTTTGCCATTCTGGCGGTTGCCATGTGGTCTCCCGACTTCCTCGGCCACCGAATTTTCCAGGAGCTGAACTATCCCAAGGGTGCGGAAAAAGTACTGATGGACGTGGATGACACCATGACCACCTGCTCACTGCGCCAAATGGTAGGAACTGCTGTGGGCGGCGGTAACATCACGTCAAGCTGGGGTACCTATATGATCCCGGCCGCTATCGCCAAGCGCCCTATTCCTGCCGGTGCCATTTTGCTGGGCAGCCTGTGTATTATCGTGGCGATTGTAGGTTATCCGATGGATCTGACCACCTGGCGCCCAGTGATGTCCATTGCCTTGCTGGTGGGTGTATTCCTGCCACTGCTTGAAGCAGGGTTGCAGATGGTGAAAGACAACCAGAGCAGCCAGGCCGCCGGGATCTGTATATTCGGTTCATTCGTGGCTAACCCTGTGCTTGCCTGGGCGCTGACCATGCTTTTGGACAATAACGGCCTGATTGGTGACAAAGAGCGTGCCGCCAACCTCTCATTTGTCGACCGGGTCGTAATTCCCGGACTCGCCTTCGTTATCTGTCTCGCCGCCATGCTGGCCGTGGGCATGATTGAAGGAATTCCAGCACTGCTGTAA